Genomic segment of Nostoc sp. TCL240-02:
CAATCAATGATTAGTGGTGTCGGTGGGAGAAAAACCATGTTTGAAAAACTATTGCTAGCAGTCACAATTACATTTTCCCTCAATTTATTTTTTCAAGTTCGTGTACCAGAGCAACATAACTCTGGTGCTATCTACGGGTCACAACTAGAACAATCAGCAACTATTCTGGTAACAAAATCAAAAAAATAAATCACCATTATAGTAACCACAGAAACCCAACTCCCAGAAATTATTACCTGAATTTTAAAGGTATCAAGAAGGTAAAATTACAAAATTTTTCTCTTCATCCTTAATAACCAGATTTAATTATTTTTATCAAGCGTATATACCCAGTTGCTAAAAGTACTAAAATGTGCATGTTGCTGCGCTTTTTTGAGTTGATGGTTGTAAGGGCAACTATGCAAGCAGTATAAGGAAAAAGTGGTTCACCTTATTGCCATAAATGTATCCAAAATTGTCTGCCTCCGTGTTCCAGTCATAAATCCGTCACCTTAACATGGAACTTCTGTCCCATTAGCAGGTCTAATAGATAGGGATGATTTAGAGCCAGTACGATCTATGAGTCAGTCGATTACTGTATCCTGGTCAACGGTTGATGCAAAGTATCCAGAAGCATCAGTGCAAGTTGACAAACTCCCTAACCACGATTTAATTTTGCGCTGTCAAGCCGGACTGCGGCCAGATCGTGTTGCGTTTTCAGAACTATTACGCCGCTATCAAAGTCAAGTTGATAGAGTTCTCTACCACCTAGCTCCAGATTGGTCTGACAGAGCCGATTTAGCTCAAGAAGTTTGGATTCGAGTGTATCGGAATATTAACCGATTACAAGAGCCTGCTAAATTTCGGGGCTGGTTAAGCCGCATTGCCACCAACTTGTTTTACGATGAGTTACGGAAACGCAAGCGGGTTGTTAGCCCTTTATCACTGGATGCTCCGCGTTCGTTAGAGGATGGTGAGATGGATTGGGAAATCGCTGGTGATACTCCCGGCCCTGAAGAAGAACTGACAACTAGAGAATTTTACGAGCAATTACGGGAAGCGATCGCGGATTTACCAGAAGTCTTTCGTACTACCATTGTCCTGAGAGAAATCGAGGGCATGGCTTATGAAGAAATTGCTGAAATCACTGGAGTTTCTTTAGGAACTGTGAAGTCAAGAATAGCCAGAGCTAGATCGAGGCTGCAAGCTCACTTGCAGAATTATCTAGACTCCTAATTTACAGTATCTTGCCTCTGCCCAATGACAGAATTTAAGCATAGATTAAGAATTACACCAAAGACGTAGATTGCTTCCGTCCTAAGAAGGAAAAATGGCTAATTTTCCCGAAATTCCCGCCCAGTTTACCCGTGTATGAATTGGTAATAATGTTAAGATGACTACTGATTCTCAGTTTTACGACTGTTCTTCTTTGCAACTTCCTCAAGATTTGTCAGATGGAATGGCCAAGCATACCAATGAATCAACGGGTCTTATGGATATGGTGAAGCGCGATCGCTTCGAGTTATTGAGTGCTTACCTCGATGGTGAAGTCACAGCCCCTGAACGCAAACAAGTAGAAGAATGGCTGGCAAATGATGCCTCGGTTCAATGTTTGTATGCCCGACTGTTAAAGCTGCGCCAAGGCTTGCGGACTCTCCCAGTGCCCACAGCCCAAGAGTCATCAGAAGCAACAGTTCAGCAAGTATTTACACGTTTGCGCCGACGTTCCCGTTTAAACTGGATGGCGGGAGGTACAGCCGTTGCTGCTTGTGTAATCGGTGCAGTATCTAGCTTAGTACCTGGTAGTTTGAATGTGCCGCAACTGGCGCAACGACCACAAAAAGAGCCGATTCAAACGTCCTCAGCGTCTATAATTCCACCTTCTCCTCTGATGGTGGGACTAAATAATCCGGTAATTGAAATTCCTAAAGCAGCAGTAGCTTCTCCAAAAAATCCAATCTATCCGGTACAACCGCAAAGCCGCGACTCTAAACAGGACATAAATTAATTGGATTAACAATTCACGGTTAAACTACAGCCACTCCACCAACCATCAGGTTGGAAGAATCCTCCTAATTGATCAACTCGCTCTAGAGTCATCAAATAAACCCAAGCCCAACTATAAGAGAGCGACTGTGGTTCATAAACCTCGATAATTTGCCGATTATAGAGGTTTTCTGCTGATTGTCTAGTGGGCTGGTAATTTTCCAGCACATCTAGCTCATTTAAAATTCTTGAGTTGGGAAAAGAAAGTAAATATCCGTAAACTTTGCTATTTCCCAGCGTCATTGCTGGGTAGCCCATTGGCAGAGCAAACAATTTACCTTCTACAAAAGCTCTTTTGACATCAACTACTTTGTCAGCACAGTATTTTTTATAGTTAGCTTCACCTGGTTTGAGTGTGCCGTAGACAAAAACCCGCACCAAATCAGAAAATTTTATATTTAATTCAACCATCTAAACCTTTATCAAATGACTGTTGCCATACCTGAAACACTAGCAGTTCAGGCATAATTTGGCTGATGCTCAATTATATAAATCTGTGATTAGTTGACTTACAATATAGGTTAACCTAAGAGATTGACATAACAGGTTAACCTAGACAGACCCATTAGGAGAATTTTTGGTGGATTCCCGATATAACCCCGCAGCGATTGAGGAAAAATGGCAGAAAACATGGTTAGAACTTGGCTTAGATAAAACACCTTCAGCTAGCAACAAGCCAAAATTCTACGCTTTATCCATGTTCCCTTATCCATCGGGCAGCCTACACATGGGTCACGTCCGTAATTATACTATTACTGACGTGATTGCCCGTCTCAAGCGAATGCAAGGGTATCGGGTAATACACCCAATGGGTTGGGATGCCTTTGGCTTGCCAGCAGAAAATGCCGCTATTGACCGTGGTGTACCGCCAGCAAAGTGGACTTATCAAAATATTGCCCAGATGCGGCAGCAATTGCAGCGTCTTGGTTTATCAATTGATTGGGAATGTGAACTAGCTACTTGTTCACCAGATTATTACAAGTGGACGCAATGGATTTTCTTGCAGTTTTTGCAAGCAGGGTTAGCTTACCAAAAAGAAGCAGCCGTAAACTGGGACCCCATTGACCAAACTGTATTAGCAAATGAGCAAGTTGATAACGAAGGACGTTCCTGGCGCAGTGGCGCAATAGTTGAGCGCAAATTGTTGCGGCAGTGGTTTTTTAAGATTACCGACTACGCCGAAGAATTGCTCAATGACTTGGATAAGTTGACAGGTTGGTCGGAACGGGTCAAGTTGATGCAGGCAAACTGGATTGGTAAATCTACAGGCGCTTATTTAGAATTTCCCATTGTTGGGATAGATGAAAAAATCGCTGTGTATACCACGCGCCCAGATACCGTTTATGGTGTCAGTTATTTAGTATTAGCACCAGAACATCCCTTAACAAAAAGTGTCACCACAAAAGAACAACAAGCGGCGGTAGAAGTCTTTATTAAAGAGGTTTCTAATCAAAGTGAGTTGGAACGTACTTCTGAAGACAAACCTAAGCGGGGTATCCCCACTGGTGGGGTGGCAATTAACCCGTTTACAGGGGAAGAAGTGCCTATTTGGATTGCTGACTATGTACTGTATGAGTATGGTACTGGGGCAGTAATGGGTGTACCCGCACACGATGTCCGAGATTTTAAGTTTGCTAAAAATTACGATTTACCAATTAATTTTGTTATCGCTTCCCCAGATGATGTTGCAGATTTTGAATTAACTCCAACATCAGAGATTGATGGAGTCACACAACTTGTCGAAGTTGACTATAAGCAGGCATACACTGAACCAGGAATTTTAATTAATTCTGGGGCTTTTACTGGTATATCTTCCATAGATGCTAAACAAGCCATAATTGAATACGCCGAAAAACAAGGTTTTGGTAAAGTGCGGGTGCAATATCGCTTGCGGGATTGGTTAATTTCCCGGCAGCGTTATTGGGGCGCACCGATACCTGTAATTCACTGTCCCAACTGTGGGATAGTGCCAGTACCTGACAAAGATTTGCCAGTCCAGTTGCCAGAAGAGGTGGAATTTACTGGACGTGGTGGTTCACCTTTAACTCAGTTGGAAAGCTGGGTAAATGTAACTTGTCCAACTTGCGGCACTCCAGCGAAGCGGGAAACTGACACGATGGATACTTTTATTGATTCCTCGTGGTATTTCTTGCGCTTCCCTGACGCTAAAAATGAACAACAGGTTTTCGATTCCAGTAAAGTAAACGACTGGATGCCAGTGAATCAGTACGTGGGTGGGATTGAACACGCGATTTTACATTTGTTGTATTCGCGGTT
This window contains:
- a CDS encoding sigma-70 family RNA polymerase sigma factor, with amino-acid sequence MSQSITVSWSTVDAKYPEASVQVDKLPNHDLILRCQAGLRPDRVAFSELLRRYQSQVDRVLYHLAPDWSDRADLAQEVWIRVYRNINRLQEPAKFRGWLSRIATNLFYDELRKRKRVVSPLSLDAPRSLEDGEMDWEIAGDTPGPEEELTTREFYEQLREAIADLPEVFRTTIVLREIEGMAYEEIAEITGVSLGTVKSRIARARSRLQAHLQNYLDS
- a CDS encoding anti-sigma factor, whose product is MTTDSQFYDCSSLQLPQDLSDGMAKHTNESTGLMDMVKRDRFELLSAYLDGEVTAPERKQVEEWLANDASVQCLYARLLKLRQGLRTLPVPTAQESSEATVQQVFTRLRRRSRLNWMAGGTAVAACVIGAVSSLVPGSLNVPQLAQRPQKEPIQTSSASIIPPSPLMVGLNNPVIEIPKAAVASPKNPIYPVQPQSRDSKQDIN
- a CDS encoding gamma-glutamylcyclotransferase, whose translation is MVELNIKFSDLVRVFVYGTLKPGEANYKKYCADKVVDVKRAFVEGKLFALPMGYPAMTLGNSKVYGYLLSFPNSRILNELDVLENYQPTRQSAENLYNRQIIEVYEPQSLSYSWAWVYLMTLERVDQLGGFFQPDGWWSGCSLTVNC
- the leuS gene encoding leucine--tRNA ligase — its product is MDSRYNPAAIEEKWQKTWLELGLDKTPSASNKPKFYALSMFPYPSGSLHMGHVRNYTITDVIARLKRMQGYRVIHPMGWDAFGLPAENAAIDRGVPPAKWTYQNIAQMRQQLQRLGLSIDWECELATCSPDYYKWTQWIFLQFLQAGLAYQKEAAVNWDPIDQTVLANEQVDNEGRSWRSGAIVERKLLRQWFFKITDYAEELLNDLDKLTGWSERVKLMQANWIGKSTGAYLEFPIVGIDEKIAVYTTRPDTVYGVSYLVLAPEHPLTKSVTTKEQQAAVEVFIKEVSNQSELERTSEDKPKRGIPTGGVAINPFTGEEVPIWIADYVLYEYGTGAVMGVPAHDVRDFKFAKNYDLPINFVIASPDDVADFELTPTSEIDGVTQLVEVDYKQAYTEPGILINSGAFTGISSIDAKQAIIEYAEKQGFGKVRVQYRLRDWLISRQRYWGAPIPVIHCPNCGIVPVPDKDLPVQLPEEVEFTGRGGSPLTQLESWVNVTCPTCGTPAKRETDTMDTFIDSSWYFLRFPDAKNEQQVFDSSKVNDWMPVNQYVGGIEHAILHLLYSRFFTKVLRDRGLLNFDEPFQRLLTQGMVQGLTYLNPNKGGKDKWIPSNLVNSADPRDPQTGEPLQRLYATMSKSKGNGVAPEDVISKYGIDTARMFILFKAPPEKDLEWDEADVEGQFRFLNRVWRLVTDYITAGVSRKQAQCDLTKAEKELRRTIHTAIQAVTEDVEDEYQFNTAISELMKLSNALSDADKNSPIYAEGIRTLVMLLAPFAPHIADELWHLLGESDSIHTQIWPSFDPVALVADEITLVIQVMGKTRGAIQVPAQADKAALEKYARESEIAQRYIEGKEIKKVIVVPGKLVNFVVS